In Torulaspora delbrueckii CBS 1146 chromosome 1, complete genome, one genomic interval encodes:
- the TDA7 gene encoding Tda7p (similar to Saccharomyces cerevisiae YDL211C and YNL176C; ancestral locus Anc_2.79), protein MVFNSSSVRQSSETGGWSLTDIAFSSVSTSAEESTSTWGPAIVTPSSSSLASSQSSSKSSSQWSSAIYVSSSVYDVSSSSPTVFSSDQTSVSTLVPSYPWSSVSSSSSKQSFSSDFATTSTSASSPGYTVSSDSKSAFIIYTQQYYITGSSTTFETGLPTTTVRAKTATSSFSVPSATQTRDFEFYQNWLNGSLGESGSPTTPAKNKIIGGVVGGVGGLLLCSIVIWLMFFRRRKNKAEPTVGFTYEIGRRAGYPSQSQSVDIDQEKTQPTRQAPFLARIKNKAIAQISKNRNSVPQNEESDPFQEEFDFRKRPQPPIPPARSRHDTNQEASTRPAYDVPIDHRFSYVSSLTDSSYISSAEGDYSSLSSTSVRLPSDVPNHSESSHGFLREVI, encoded by the coding sequence ATGGTGTTTAACAGCTCATCTGTACGGCAGAGCAGCGAAACGGGGGGTTGGTCGCTCACAGATATCGCTTTCAGTTCCGTGTCGACTAGTGCAGAAGAATCTACATCTACGTGGGGACCTGCCATTGTAACTCCTTCGAGTTCTTCGTTAGCTAGCTCACAATCGAGCTCCAAGTCAAGTTCTCAGTGGTCCAGCGCAATTtatgtttcttcttcagtctATGACGTGTCTAGCTCGAGCCCAACAGTCTTTTCATCCGATCAAACTTCAGTGAGCACTTTAGTACCATCTTATCCATGGTCATCTGTTTCGTCATCTAGTTCTAAGCAAAGCTTTTCGTCGGATTTCGCCACGACATCGACGTCTGCTTCATCCCCGGGGTATACTGTCTCCAGCGATTCGAAATCTGCGTTTATCATCTACACTCAGCAATATTATATCACGGGTTCTAGTACTACTTTCGAAACGGGACTTCCTACGACGACTGTTCGTGCAAAAACTGCGACGTCGAGCTTCTCGGTACCCAGTGCGACTCAGACGCGAGACTTCGAGTTTTATCAAAACTGGCTCAATGGTAGCCTTGGCGAATCTGGCTCTCCGACAACTCCagcaaagaacaagataATTGGCGGAGTGGTTGGCGGAGTTGGAGGTCTGTTACTCTGCAGTATCGTTATATGGCTAATGTTCTTCAGACGACGGAAAAATAAAGCTGAACCCACCGTTGGGTTCACCTACGAAATTGGACGAAGGGCAGGATACCCTTCGCAATCGCAATCAGTTGATATAGATCAGGAGAAGACTCAACCTACACGGCAGGCACCATTCCTGGCTAGAATAAAGAATAAAGCCATCGCTCAAATATCTAAGAACAGGAACTCCGTTCCTCAGAATGAGGAGAGTGAtccatttcaagaagagtttgatttTCGTAAGAGACCGCAACCTCCAATACCGCCCGCTCGAAGCAGGCACGATACCAACCAGGAGGCCTCGACAAGGCCAGCGTACGACGTGCCGATTGACCATCGATTCTCATATGTTTCGTCCCTAACAGACTCGTCTTACATATCCTCAGCAGAAGGTGACTACTCATCGCTTTCCAGCACATCAGTGAGACTGCCCTCAGATGTGCCGAATCATTCAGAGAGCTCTCATGGGTTTCTCCGCGAGGTGATTTGA
- the TDEL0A01180 gene encoding uncharacterized protein, translating into MKVADYGDCEDASVDIPIKKFRSVFTWGLYESMRSSELFVMVVWYSGLLFGFYNSMSSSHFWRSQIFIDLLLLSILSTPMICLICRQIRREDMVSRNTQALAGTTKEVFGSQQETLALGWDKVACRLNRKFYDAGDWKTLNLFFDGSNCEGFFKMYVLKPIHEVEGPKSREELLAYCNEYLSAGDHQPVQLGQRGFSFGWLRRFFQLTLKVIKICGGESPRTT; encoded by the coding sequence atgaaagtAGCAGACTATGGGGACTGCGAAGACGCTAGTGTCGATATTccaatcaaaaaattcagaTCCGTTTTTACCTGGGGCCTTTACGAGTCAATGAGGTCTTCTGAACTGTTTGTGATGGTAGTCTGGTATAGTGGTCTACTGTTCGGCTTTTATAATTCTATGTCTTCATCGCACTTTTGGAGGAGTCAGATTTTTATTGATCTCCTGTTATTAAGTATCTTGTCGACTCCTATGATTTGCTTAATTTGCAGACAgataagaagagaagataTGGTCTCCAGGAACACACAGGCACTAGCAGGGACTACAAAGGAAGTCTTCGGCTCGCAGCAGGAAACTTTAGCACTTGGGTGGGACAAGGTGGCTTGTAGATTAAACAGAAAATTCTACGATGCAGGCGATTGGAAAACACTAaacttgttctttgatggttcAAATTGTGAgggtttcttcaaaatgtaCGTGCTGAAACCAATACATGAGGTAGAAGGTCCAAAGTCGCGAGAGGAGTTACTTGCATACTGCAATGAGTATCTGTCAGCAGGTGATCATCAACCTGTTCAATTGGGACAGAGAGGATTCTCATTTGGCTGGCTGAGGAGGTTTTTCCAGCTGACTCTCAAAGTAATAAAGATTTGTGGCGGAGAGTCCCCAAGAACTACTTGA
- the TDEL0A01150 gene encoding RNA-guided endonuclease InsQ/TnpB family protein — protein MNLPIPLVQNTHPLLKQTRISNDHLESKSSTSRPFWNKDAAHHSKQWGLNTILPMAAKKLSQKINFDSWFSVVKHPQAPIINNSLNLPLSSGVKEEMIRARKTRIYPTNSQRETLKKWFGCQRYIYNRALKLHRDGMAMTMKGLRQTLLNKDTNILERQEQWLNDYNYDLKDEALRDLVKNFSSNMVKFKKTGVPFKLKFKTKKAPVQTISVLKKHWNKGAKSFYGPIFSPSKICGAESLPEELPADSRLQRTRNNKYYLIVPMVGEEIARKSHAEKFIFIDPGVRTFLTGYDSNQTVVEIGKDAVVRIEKLKRRRPQLQSKLAKLRKHKKRQNHRKALHRLDGKISHIVQDMHKKSALFLCQYYNNIFLPKLDYHECTKLTRKSRSNMATLAHCSFHDRLTMKAEQLHGASVHEVEEDYTSKTCSSCGNLKDGLGSVKVYSFLKCSSVFDRDFNAAKNIMLKYICEHLMASGESSISSALSTENGRLAMMVPGPFVR, from the coding sequence ATGAATTTGCCAATCCCGTTGGTACAAAATACTCATCCTTTACTCAAACAAACAAGAATCAGTAATGACCATCTCGAGTCAAAATCAAGCACCTCTAGGCCTTTTTGGAATAAGGATGCTGCTCACCATTCCAAACAATGGGGCCTCAATACGATTTTACCAATGGCGGCTAAAAAACTTAGTCAGAAGATCAACTTTGACTCGTGGTTTTCCGTGGTCAAACATCCACAGGCGCCAATTATCAACAACTCACTGAACTTACCGCTTAGCAGTGGTGTCAAAGAGGAGATGATCAGGGCTCGCAAAACTAGGATCTATCCGACCAATTCCCAGAGAGAAACGCTCAAAAAGTGGTTTGGGTGCCAGCGTTACATATACAATAGAGCGCTGAAGCTGCACCGCGATGGCATGGCAATGACCATGAAAGGGCTACGCCAGACTTTGCTTAACAAAGATACTAATATTCTAGAACGTCAGGAGCAGTGGCTTAACGACTATAATTACGATTTGAAAGACGAAGCCCTTCgtgatttggtcaaaaacTTCAGTAGTAATATggtgaagttcaagaagacGGGGGTGCCTTTCaagttgaagttcaagacaaaAAAGGCACCGGTTCAAACTATTTCAGTGCTGAAAAAGCACTGGAACAAGGGAGCGAAATCTTTCTATGGACCAATATTCTCGCCCTCGAAGATATGTGGCGCAGAGTCGCTTCCAGAGGAATTGCCAGCAGATTCGAGGCTCCAAAGGACAAGGAACAATAAATATTACCTGATTGTTCCTATGGTTGGTGAGGAAATCGCTAGGAAAAGCCACGCAGAAAAGTTTATATTTATTGATCCCGGGGTAAGAACTTTCCTAACAGGATATGACTCTAATCAGACTGTGGTCGAGATTGGTAAAGACGCGGTCGTACGCATCGAGAAGCTTAAGCGCCGACGACCGCAATTGCAGTCAAAACTTGCCAAGCTCaggaagcacaagaagaggcaaAACCATCGGAAAGCCTTACACAGGCTGGACGGAAAGATTTCGCATATTGTTCAGGATATGCACAAGAAATCGGCCCTCTTCTTGTGCCAGTATTATAACAAtatttttcttcccaaGTTGGATTACCATGAATGCACCAAGCTGACCCGAAAATCAAGGTCCAATATGGCGACCCTCGCTCACTGCTCCTTCCATGATCgcttgacgatgaaggcAGAGCAGCTCCATGGTGCAAGTGTTCATGAGGTTGAGGAGGATTACACGTCGAAGACTTGTTCTAGTTGTGgaaatttgaaggatgGCCTTGGCTCCGTCAAAGTATATAGCTTTCTAAAGTGCTCCTCGGTTTTCGACAGGGACTTCAACGCAGCAAAGAACATCATGCTCAAGTATATCTGtgagcatttgatggcaagtggtgagtcttccatttcttctgctcTAAGTACAGAAAATGGTCGACTCGCCATGATGGTTCCTGGCCCCTTCGTACGCTAG
- the GRX4 gene encoding monothiol glutaredoxin GRX4 (similar to Saccharomyces cerevisiae GRX3 (YDR098C) and GRX4 (YER174C); ancestral locus Anc_8.240), protein MPVIEIKDQDQFTNLTTVEARGQLVALYFHTAWAEPCKVMNEVVSALSDEPSNSGIKFLSIDADENAELAELFEVSAVPYFILVQDGTILKELSGADPKEFVKALSEHKGSKKVEQQPSAQENVAEDDEEREEEEETEEELNDRLTKLTQAAPIMLFMKGSPSEPKCGFSRQMVGILREHQVRFGFFDILKDSCVREGLKKFSDWPTFPQLYVQGEFQGGLDIIKESLEEDPEFFEHALQSN, encoded by the coding sequence ATGCCAGTTATCGAAATCAAGGATCAGGATCAGTTTACGAATTTAACCACAGTGGAGGCCCGTGGTCAGCTGGTTGCACTTTATTTCCATACTGCTTGGGCTGAACCATGTAAAGTTATGAACGAAGTGGTCAGTGCGCTCAGTGATGAGCCTAGTAATAGTGGGATCAAGTTTTTGTCGATTGATGCGGATGAAAATGCTGAACTTGCAGAACTATTTGAAGTTTCGGCCGTTCCATACTTTATTCTGGTGCAAGATGGTActattttgaaagaactaTCTGGAGCTGATCCGAAGGAATTTGTTAAGGCTTTGAGTGAGCACAAGGGTAGCAAGAAGGTCGAGCAACAACCAAGTGCGCAGGAAAATGTggcagaagatgatgaagaaagggaagaagaagaagaaaccgaGGAAGAACTGAACGATAGGCTGACAAAGCTCACACAGGCGGCTCCTATTATGTTATTTATGAAGGGTAGCCCCTCTGAGCCAAAGTGTGGATTCTCGAGACAAATGGTCGGTATACTTAGAGAGCATCAAGTCAGATTTGGGTTTTTCGATATCTTGAAGGACTCTTGTGTGAGAGAGGGCCTAAAGAAATTTTCTGATTGGCCTACTTTCCCCCAATTGTACGTCCAGGGTGAATTCCAAGGTGGGTTGGACATTATTAAGGAGTCCctagaagaagatccaGAGTTCTTTGAACACGCTTTGCAATCTAACTAA
- the RPS3 gene encoding 40S ribosomal protein uS3 (similar to Saccharomyces cerevisiae RPS3 (YNL178W); ancestral locus Anc_2.76) gives MVALISKKRKLVADGVFYAELNEFFTRELAEEGYSGVEVRVTPTKTEIIIRATRTQDVLGENGRRINELTLLVQKRFKYKPGTIVLYAERVQDRGLSAVAQAESMKFKLLNGLAIRRAAYGVVRYVMESGAKGCEVVVSGKLRAARAKSMKFADGFLIHSGQPVNDFIDTATRHVLLRQGVLGIKVKIMRDPAQSRTGPKALPDAVKIVEPKEEEPILAASVKDYRPAAPQQEEPEQVEAVEASA, from the coding sequence ATGGTCGCtttgatttccaagaagagaaagctaGTCGCTGACGGTGTTTTCTACGCCGAATTGAACGAATTCTTCACCAGAGAATTGGCTGAAGAAGGTTACTCCGGTGTCGAAGTTAGAGTTACTCCAACCAAGACTGAAATTATCATCAGAGCTACCAGAACCCAAGATGTCCTAGGTGAAAACGGTAGAAGAATCAACGAATTGACTTTGTTGGTTCAAAAGAGATTCAAGTACAAGCCAGGTACCATTGTTCTTTACGCTGAAAGAGTTCAAGACCGTGGTTTGTCTGCTGTTGCTCAAGCTGAATCCATGAAGTTCAAGTTGTTGAACGGTTTGGCTATCAGAAGAGCCGCTTACGGTGTTGTCCGTTACGTTATGGAATCCGGTGCTAAGGGTTGTGAAGTTGTTGTCTCCGGTAAGTTGAGAGCTGCTCGTGCCAAGTCCATGAAATTCGCTGACGGTTTCTTGATCCACTCTGGTCAACCAGTTAACGATTTCATTGACACTGCTACCAGACACGTTCTATTGAGACAAGGTGTCTTGGGTATCAAGGTTAAGATCATGAGAGACCCAGCTCAAAGCAGAACTGGTCCAAAGGCTTTGCCAGATGCTGTCAAGATTGTCGAGCCAAAGGAGGAAGAACCAATCTTGGCTGCTTCCGTCAAGGACTACAGACCAGCTGCTCctcaacaagaagaaccagaacAAGTCGAAGCTGTCGAAGCTTCTGCTTAA
- the MRPL22 gene encoding mitochondrial 54S ribosomal protein uL22m (similar to Saccharomyces cerevisiae MRPL22 (YNL177C); ancestral locus Anc_2.78), with product MFPLRRVLSCQVPLKSCSVRFLQVGRPLLNDQTSFFGEMTKKAKLDSDDPNKLSNKMTVASDVAETEKTASLDSITIENDTMLQKYIQSQQQPEKLAPHLLLTPFKRKLYMANCELNGFYKNDTIVALPGTSERYKLHLSRQEIEVLEPSVYVKSYRIKSSMKKATMLLRLLNGLDVKKALTQCHFSAKKIARDVAELLERGIEDGKKLGLDSDDLYISQIWTGSDGMWGKRLECKARGRTGLIHHPHVHVRCILKTKSVTKSRLAYEAQLKDQRRKPWIQLADKPVRGVPGGAYKW from the coding sequence ATGTTTCCTTTAAGGAGGGTGTTGAGTTGTCAAGTGCCTCTGAAGAGCTGTTCCGTACGGTTCCTTCAAGTAGGGCGCCCATTACTGAATGATCAGACCTCTTTTTTTGGTGAAATGACCAAGAAGGCCAAACTAGATAGTGATGATCCAAATAAGCTTTCCAATAAGATGACAGTGGCCTCTGATGTCGCTGAAACAGAAAAGACTGCTTCTCTTGATTCGATTACCATTGAAAACGATACAATGTTACAGAAATATATTCAAAGCCAACAACAACCGGAGAAATTGGCACCTCATCTACTTCTCACACCTTTTAAGAGGAAACTGTATATGGCAAATTGTGAATTGAATGGTTTTTACAAGAATGATACCATTGTTGCTTTACCGGGGACCAGTGAAAGATACAAATTGCATCTGTCACgtcaagagattgaagtACTAGAACCATCGGTATACGTTAAGTCGTACAGGATAAAAAgttcgatgaagaaagcaaCAATGTTGTTGAGATTACTAAATGGGTTGGATGTCAAGAAAGCATTGACTCAGTGTCATTTCTCCGCAAAGAAGATTGCTCGTGACGTCGCAGAACTGCTAGAAAGAGGCATTGAAGATGGTAAGAAACTGGGACTTGATTCTGATGATCTATACATCTCACAAATTTGGACTGGTAGTGACGGAATGTGGGGGAAAAGACTAGAATGCAAAGCGCGCGGTAGAACTGGATtaattcatcatcctcacGTTCATGTGAGGTGCATTCTCAAGACTAAAAGTGTCACCAAGAGCAGACTAGCTTATGAGGCTCAGctcaaagatcaaagaaggaaaccATGGATTCAACTCGCAGACAAGCCTGTTAGAGGAGTCCCAGGTGGTGCATACAAATGGTAG
- the RHO5 gene encoding Rho family GTPase RHO5 (similar to Saccharomyces cerevisiae RHO5 (YNL180C); ancestral locus Anc_2.75): MRSIKCVVVGDGAVGKTSLLISYTTNTFPREYIPTVFDNYSTTIRLPGAQKDEEPQLYKLNLWDTAGQEEYDRLRPLSYPQTDIFLVCFSISEPCSLKNVVDKWYPEIVQNSSTESSEFHQKLGRYPIFLVGTKADLRDDAEQSRRVQEVNAQFVTPEQVEEVVKQCGFMGYVECSAATQTGVRDVFEKSVSSIVGELEKASQVQKDASAVPVASRGNKSTAETTQQQDHTENRRDKNNSANKPVHRANTARNDKNSTKFVNKMKKKSKCVIL; this comes from the coding sequence ATGAGGTCCATTAAGTGTGTTGTAGTAGGCGACGGAGCAGTCGGTAAGACTTCTTTACTCATATCATATACTACAAATACTTTCCCGCGAGAATATATCCCGACTGTATTCGATAATTATTCAACTACTATCCGACTACCTGGTGCAcagaaggatgaagagcCACAATTGTATAAACTGAATTTGTGGGATACCGCaggtcaagaagaatatgatCGGTTAAGACCTCTTTCATATCCGCAAACGGATATCTTTCTAGTATGTTTCTCGATTAGTGAACCTTGtagtttgaaaaatgttgTGGATAAATGGTACCCTGAGATCGTTCAAAACTCTTCCACCGAAAGCTCAGAGTTTCATCAGAAACTGGGGAGGTATCCAATCTTTTTGGTCGGTACTAAAGCCGATCTAAGGGATGATGCAGAACAGTCTAGGCGGGTGCAAGAGGTAAATGCTCAATTTGTGACACCTGAGCAAGTGGAAGAAGTGGTCAAACAGTGCGGGTTCATGGGCTACGTTGAATGTTCTGCCGCTACTCAAACTGGTGTCAGAGATGTGTTTGAAAAATCGGTTTCTTCCATAGTGGGCGAGCTGGAAAAGGCTTCGCAGGTGCAAAAGGATGCATCCGCAGTTCCAGTTGCTTCGCGTGGGAATAAATCTACAGCTGAGACTACTCAGCAACAAGATCATACTGAAAACAGGCGTGATAAGAATAATTCCGCTAATAAGCCTGTTCATAGGGCCAATACGGCGCGTAATGATAAAAATAGTACGAAGTTCgtcaacaagatgaagaaaaaatctaAATGTGTCATATTATAA
- the SHR3 gene encoding Shr3p (similar to Saccharomyces cerevisiae SHR3 (YDL212W); ancestral locus Anc_2.77) — translation MGLSYNDVCTIGTGLILIGTSFIMGVFYANQTYDFPLLFDRDATQEHFDNALRHYQTLFHTAPTVKYILAGVSLLGLIGGLIRVYKPNPDLQLFEYCSLALYVFGICVFLTNVKTGIDCSITRNWGEVTENQGLAVIASSNIILLLLFVGVIVLQAGLWYSRWELDQRLKVFYANEAAEQTAKVEPETDKKEKKKQK, via the coding sequence ATGGGCCTTTCTTATAACGATGTTTGTACCATCGGTACCGGTCTGATCCTGATCGGTACCTCATTTATCATGGGTGTTTTTTACGCCAACCAAACTTACGATTTTCCTTTGTTATTCGATCGTGATGCTACCCAGGAACACTTTGATAATGCACTAAGACACTATCAGACGTTATTTCACACTGCTCCAACGGTTAAATACATCTTAGCAGGTGTCTCACTTCTAGGTTTGATCGGTGGATTGATTAGAGTTTATAAACCAAACCCTGATCTGCAATTGTTTGAATACTGTTCCTTAGCTCTCTACGTCTTTGGTATCTGCGTGTTTCTCACCAACGTCAAGACGGGGATCGATTGCTCTATCACACGTAACTGGGGTGAAGTTACGGAAAACCAGGGTCTAGCTGTGATTGCCTCTTCCAACATTATCCTATTGTTACTGTTCGTCGGTGTCATAGTGCTACAAGCTGGGTTATGGTACTCTAGATGGGAGCTTGACCAGAGGTTGAAAGTGTTTTACGCCAATGAAGCTGCTGAACAGACAGCAAAGGTCGAGCCGGAAACCgataagaaggagaagaagaaacagaaatGA
- the PBR1 gene encoding putative oxidoreductase (similar to Saccharomyces cerevisiae YNL181W; ancestral locus Anc_2.74) — MPVNIIGTAIVKGTEAIPYYQQIKTAAPYVVAAGAAKYWSRGATNTWERKLHGKVYLVTGASSQGMGTAVVLEMARLGAQLIILTRNVDEWATDWCNDLREKSQNDLIYMEKCDLSDLWQVRKFATGWLDNAPPRRLDGVVVMSGEMEPWGIPVVSPPTRRSSVDGLELQMATNYVGIFHLLDLLQPSFKAQPPDRDVRIIITTCWLQSMGEINVEDPLWQNAKYDSSLKFFASSKLQLSVCMLELQRRLLNEIKKMQKDGKEVKGTHVTVTLVQPGTMRSHSLRRVLSNGSVFLLIFLYCLLLYPLLFLLTKSGRRGAQSVLYALMTPELEEVNLQDEKVKYVSDCSIVKLARKEFEDEALQTKLYENTLRDINELEKKMASKRNKAKTTKKK; from the coding sequence ATGCCTGTGAATATCATTGGCACTGCCATTGTAAAGGGCACAGAGGCGATTCCGTACTACCAACAGATCAAGACTGCTGCCCCATATGTAGTAGCTGCGGGAGCTGCAAAGTACTGGTCGCGAGGTGCGACCAACACTTGGGAAAGAAAACTGCATGGTAAGGTTTACTTAGTCACTGGTGCGTCGAGTCAAGGAATGGGTACTGCTGTTGTCTTAGAAATGGCTCGTTTGGGggctcaattgatcatcCTGACAAGAAACGTCGATGAATGGGCCACTGACTGGTGCAATGATCTGCGGGAAAAGAGTCAGAATGACCTCATCTACATGGAAAAGTGTGATCTGAGTGACCTATGGCAAGTGCGTAAGTTTGCCACTGGGTGGCTTGATAACGCGCCACCTAGGAGATTGGACGGAGTGGTGGTGATGTCTGGTGAGATGGAACCATGGGGAATTCCCGTAGTATCGCCGCCGACAAGAAGATCATCGGTCGATGGGCTTGAATTGCAAATGGCTACGAACTATGTTGGTATTTTTCACTTACTCGACTTGTTACAACCTAGCTTTAAAGCTCAACCACCTGATAGAGATGTGCGGATCATCATAACGACCTGTTGGTTGCAATCGATGGGGGAAATCAATGTGGAAGATCCACTATGGCAAAACGCAAAATACGATAGCTCTCTGAAGTTTTTCGCTAGCAGTAAGTTACAACTGTCAGTTTGCATGCTTGAGCTACAAAGACGGTTATTGAAcgagatcaagaaaatgcaAAAAGATGGGAAAGAGGTCAAAGGGACCCATGTCACCGTAACGTTGGTACAACCGGGTACAATGAGATCACACAGTCTTCGTCGGGTTCTAAGCAACGGGTCAGTTTTCTTACTTATTTTCCTATACTGTCTATTGCTCTACCCTCTACTATTCCTGCTCACCAAAAGTGGTCGGCGTGGAGCTCAAAGTGTGCTGTATGCGCTAATGACTCCGGAACTTGAGGAAGTGAACCTACAGGATGAAAAAGTCAAGTACGTATCCGATTGTTCTATCGTCAAGCTAGCGCGCAAAGAATTTGAGGATGAAGCATTACAAACCAAGCTTTATGAGAACACTTTACGTGATATCAAtgaattggagaagaaaatggcATCCAAAAGGAATAAAGCCAAGAcaaccaagaagaaatag
- the TDEL0A01190 gene encoding uncharacterized protein: MSTGEMEKTDYRDFEDASVDIPKKRFRSCFTWFCYEVSSFYESYVMLACFGLLLCFPSVMSSLRFIVSLATAMLLLALTTVGMILTAVICITSEMKKAKSLVRRNIKAVAEAIEEVFSSEQETLALGWDNVACRLNRKFYAAGEWKTPYYYFDGQQCEDYFRHNVLQPLYKQKVTKSYDKSDLRAAVSIYEQRLNDQFNQDKEDITVLAKGGLPADSHRSKFIWKLKNSSTQVGLKICFFSALAYTFSHTWCLRLVQIMIILITASAVIFTGYSPELSKTRIRIRLLATIADVAPGEDMDRWDMVAKRINGYVMQDSNDTCAKMFFDGKDCMKFSKNVLNPLMSKSTSYYQFPAYDLVPLATEAFKPSI, translated from the coding sequence ATGAGCACTGGAGAGATGGAGAAGACGGACTATAGGGACTTCGAAGATGCTAGTGTTGATATCCCGAAGAAAAGGTTTAGATCCTGTTTTACCTGGTTCTGCTACGAGGTATCATCGTTCTATGAATCGTATGTGATGTTAGCGTGTTTTGGCCTACTTCTCTGCTTTCCTAGTGTAATGTCTTCATTGAGATTTATTGTGAGCCTGGCTACTGCCATGCTTCTGTTGGCGCTTACGACAGTAGGTATGATATTGACCGCTGTGATTTGCATAACCTCCGAAATGAAAAAGGCAAAATCTTTGGTCCGCAGGAATATCAAGGCAGTAGCAGAGGCTATAGAAGAAGTCTTCAGCTCAGAGCAGGAAACTTTGGCACTTGGGTGGGACAACGTGGCTTGTAGATTGAACAGAAAGTTTTACGCTGCCGGCGAATGGAAAACACCATATTATTACTTCGATGGGCAGCAATGTGAGGATTACTTTAGACACAACGTTTTGCAACCACTGTATAAGCAAAAAGTTACAAAATCTTACGATAAAAGTGACTTGCGAGCTGCAGTGAGCATCTATGAGCAAAGGCTCAATGATCAGTTCAATCAGGACAAGGAGGATATTACTGTGTTAGCAAAAGGCGGTCTTCCTGCTGATTCTCACCGCAGCAAGTTTATCtggaaattgaaaaattcatcgacACAAGTTGGCCTCAAGATTTGTTTTTTTAGTGCTTTAGCTTATACTTTCTCCCATACGTGGTGTCTACGTTTAGTGCAAATTATGATCATTCTTATTACAGCTTCTGCTGTAATTTTTACTGGATACTCTCCCGAGCTCTCTAAGACTAGGATCCGGATCAGATTACTCGCAACGATCGCAGATGTTGCCCCAGGAGAGGACATGGATCGCTGGGACATGGTTGCAAAGCGAATAAATGGCTATGTAATGCAAGATTCGAACGATACTTGCGCTAAAATGTTCTTCGACGGGAAAGACTGCatgaaattttccaagaatGTCCTTAACCCTCTCATGTCTAAAAGTACCAGCTACTATCAATTTCCAGCTTATGATCTAGTACCTCTAGCCACTGAGGCTTTCAAACCCTCCATATAG